One genomic segment of Arthrobacter sp. Marseille-P9274 includes these proteins:
- a CDS encoding maleylpyruvate isomerase family mycothiol-dependent enzyme — protein MSNRSLLHSDLSRLDRETGMFLATVSSLSDDELAAPSLCEGWTRADVIAHVASNSHALLNLIDWATSGEERPMYASPEARAEAISNLAALPREELVAELRESARNFAEQAQRLGGELAAPEVRVNTKVLPSTSIVALRIAEVVVHHHDLDTAWTIEEADPDSLLNALDSVVGTLRSKDAPGMTLVTEEGDEWVIGDGGLRVESDREGLLQWLSRGDAEHIQAEGPLPALPSW, from the coding sequence ATGAGCAATCGATCACTTCTGCACTCGGACCTCTCCCGTCTGGATCGGGAAACCGGCATGTTCCTGGCCACCGTCTCGTCCCTCTCCGACGACGAGCTGGCCGCTCCCTCCCTGTGCGAGGGGTGGACCCGGGCCGACGTCATCGCCCACGTCGCCTCCAACAGCCACGCCCTGCTGAACCTCATCGACTGGGCAACGTCCGGCGAGGAGCGCCCGATGTATGCCTCGCCGGAGGCCCGCGCGGAGGCGATCTCCAACCTGGCGGCCCTGCCGCGGGAAGAGCTCGTTGCGGAGCTGCGGGAGTCCGCCCGGAACTTCGCCGAGCAGGCCCAGCGGCTGGGCGGGGAGCTCGCGGCCCCCGAGGTGCGGGTCAACACCAAGGTTCTTCCCTCGACGTCGATCGTGGCGCTGCGGATCGCCGAGGTGGTGGTGCATCATCATGATCTGGACACGGCCTGGACCATCGAGGAGGCCGACCCGGACTCGCTGCTGAATGCCCTCGACTCCGTGGTGGGTACGCTGCGCAGCAAGGACGCGCCGGGAATGACGCTGGTGACCGAAGAGGGCGACGAGTGGGTCATCGGCGACGGTGGCCTGCGCGTCGAGTCCGACCGCGAGGGCCTGCTCCAGTGGCTGTCCCGCGGCGATGCCGAACATATCCAGGCGGAGGGCCCGTTGCCGGCACTGCCGTCCTGGTAA
- a CDS encoding amino acid permease — protein sequence MRSDAPTQPAGAASPGLSKSLKPRHLSMIAIAGVIGAGLFVGSGAAIQQAGPGILVAYAAAGLVVILVMRMLGEMAASNPETGSFSTYADKALGRWAGFSIGWLYAWFWIIVLGIEATAGAAIVHRWVPGVDQWVWALILMVLLTLTNVASVKSFGEFEFWFASIKVAAIVGFLLFGIAAILGLLPGVDAPGLTNLTGQGGFFPNGGAAVLAGILVVVFSFFGAEIATIAAGESANPVDAVKKAVRSTVWRILVFYIGSIAIVVTLLPWNDTSVAKSPYVAVMELYGIPGAGVIMDIIVLTSVLSCLNSGLYTASRMLFSLSTRGDAPRSWTRISKRGVPVAPVLASTVVGFITVGLNYIAPDTVFLFLVNTSGAIALFVWLVIAASQLILRRRLGTEAKNLTLKMWFFPYLTWLAIGSIVALLIGMVILEETRESLILSVALAAVVVALGVWRYRRGGNASVEVDAAAGEPERAAEPEAAAEPEPALRK from the coding sequence ATGCGCTCTGACGCGCCTACTCAGCCGGCCGGCGCCGCATCGCCCGGCCTGTCCAAGTCGCTGAAGCCCCGGCACCTGTCGATGATCGCCATCGCCGGCGTCATCGGCGCGGGGCTGTTCGTCGGCTCCGGTGCCGCGATCCAGCAGGCCGGCCCCGGCATCCTCGTGGCCTACGCCGCCGCGGGCCTCGTGGTGATCCTGGTGATGCGGATGCTCGGCGAAATGGCCGCCTCCAACCCGGAGACCGGCTCCTTCTCCACCTATGCGGACAAGGCACTGGGCCGCTGGGCCGGCTTCAGCATCGGCTGGCTCTACGCCTGGTTCTGGATCATCGTGCTCGGCATCGAGGCCACCGCGGGTGCGGCGATCGTGCACCGCTGGGTTCCCGGCGTGGACCAGTGGGTCTGGGCGCTGATCCTGATGGTGCTGCTGACCCTGACCAACGTCGCCTCGGTGAAGTCCTTCGGCGAGTTCGAGTTCTGGTTCGCCTCCATCAAGGTGGCCGCGATCGTGGGCTTCCTGCTGTTCGGCATCGCCGCGATCCTCGGGCTGCTGCCCGGCGTTGACGCCCCGGGCCTGACCAACCTGACCGGCCAGGGCGGCTTCTTCCCGAACGGCGGCGCCGCCGTGCTGGCGGGCATCCTCGTCGTCGTCTTCTCCTTCTTCGGCGCGGAAATCGCCACCATCGCCGCGGGCGAATCCGCCAACCCGGTCGACGCGGTTAAGAAGGCCGTGCGCTCCACCGTGTGGCGCATCCTGGTCTTCTACATCGGCTCGATCGCGATCGTGGTGACCCTGCTGCCGTGGAACGACACCTCCGTGGCGAAGAGCCCCTACGTGGCGGTCATGGAGCTGTACGGGATCCCGGGCGCCGGCGTGATCATGGACATCATCGTGCTGACCTCGGTGCTGTCCTGCCTGAACTCCGGCCTCTACACCGCCAGCCGCATGCTGTTCTCCCTCTCCACCCGCGGCGACGCTCCGCGCTCCTGGACCAGGATCTCCAAGCGCGGCGTGCCCGTGGCCCCGGTGCTGGCCTCGACCGTGGTCGGCTTCATCACCGTGGGCCTGAACTACATCGCACCGGACACCGTGTTCCTGTTCCTGGTCAACACCTCGGGCGCCATCGCCCTGTTCGTCTGGCTGGTCATCGCCGCCTCGCAGCTGATCCTGCGCCGGCGCTTGGGTACAGAGGCCAAGAACCTGACGCTGAAGATGTGGTTCTTCCCGTACCTGACCTGGCTGGCGATCGGCAGCATCGTCGCGCTGCTCATCGGCATGGTCATCCTCGAGGAGACCCGTGAGTCGCTGATCCTGTCGGTGGCGCTGGCCGCCGTCGTCGTGGCGCTGGGCGTCTGGCGGTACCGGCGCGGTGGGAACGCCTCGGTCGAGGTGGACGCCGCTGCGGGCGAGCCGGAACGTGCGGCCGAGCCGGAAGCGGCCGCCGAACCGGAGCCCGCGCTGCGCAAGTAG
- a CDS encoding DUF2231 domain-containing protein: MADQSAQQRAKQPRTALAGPYGHPFHPILITVPIGAWIAVVIFDLAAIFTEDSEVFARGAVWLTGIGIVGALVAAIFGFLDYAQLAAGTKAKRTATIHMALNLLVTVLFLIAFLVRQAAGYQDLSVVGFILSIIGLGLLSASGYLGGMLAYHYGVRVADEQTQSEGFR; this comes from the coding sequence ATGGCAGACCAGTCGGCGCAGCAGCGGGCCAAGCAGCCCAGAACCGCCTTGGCCGGGCCGTACGGCCACCCCTTCCATCCGATCCTGATCACCGTCCCGATCGGCGCATGGATCGCCGTGGTCATCTTCGACCTCGCGGCCATCTTCACCGAGGACTCGGAGGTGTTCGCGCGCGGCGCCGTGTGGCTGACCGGGATCGGCATTGTCGGCGCGCTGGTCGCCGCGATTTTCGGGTTCCTCGACTACGCACAGCTGGCAGCGGGCACCAAGGCGAAGCGGACGGCGACGATCCACATGGCGCTGAACTTGCTGGTCACCGTGCTGTTCCTGATCGCGTTCCTGGTCCGCCAGGCCGCCGGGTACCAGGACCTGAGCGTGGTCGGCTTCATCCTTAGCATCATCGGGCTGGGCCTGCTCTCCGCGTCGGGCTACCTCGGCGGGATGCTCGCCTACCACTACGGGGTCCGGGTGGCGGACGAACAGACCCAGAGCGAGGGGTTCCGGTAG
- a CDS encoding SDR family NAD(P)-dependent oxidoreductase, whose protein sequence is MRRHRNDDGGAPVVVIVGASSGIGRATAHEFARRGARLVLAARSESSLAEAAEECRALGGQAVTVPTDVTVEAQVERLARTAVREFGRIDVWVGAASVYAYGTVEQTPVAVFRRLLETNLTGQLHGIRAVLPQFREQGRGVLIMVGSIYSRIGTPYVSAYAASKAGLLRLGEVLRQELHAEKDIHVCLVLPASIDTPIFQHAANYTGHNVRPLPPVAGPKRVARQIVKLASRPRPEAMAGLAQRTFVPLHDLLPRVHDALVPVLMDRIALGRPGAALGEPHVAPDTGTVFAPRPESNAVTGGWRSVRARLLLAGALAAGAAVVGGTRRKR, encoded by the coding sequence GTGCGCCGCCACAGGAACGACGACGGCGGGGCGCCCGTGGTGGTGATCGTCGGCGCCTCGAGCGGGATCGGTCGCGCAACGGCGCACGAGTTCGCCCGGCGCGGCGCCCGGCTGGTGCTCGCGGCGCGGAGCGAATCCAGTCTGGCCGAGGCTGCGGAGGAATGCCGCGCGCTGGGCGGACAGGCCGTGACCGTGCCCACCGACGTGACGGTCGAGGCGCAGGTGGAGCGCCTGGCCCGGACCGCGGTGCGGGAATTCGGCCGGATCGACGTCTGGGTCGGCGCGGCGTCCGTCTACGCGTACGGGACCGTGGAACAGACACCCGTCGCCGTGTTCCGCCGGCTGCTCGAGACCAACCTGACCGGGCAGCTGCACGGGATCCGGGCGGTGCTGCCGCAATTCCGGGAGCAGGGCCGGGGCGTGCTGATCATGGTCGGCTCCATTTATTCGAGGATCGGCACGCCGTATGTCTCCGCCTACGCCGCGAGCAAGGCCGGCCTGCTCCGGCTTGGCGAGGTGCTGCGCCAGGAACTGCATGCAGAGAAGGACATCCACGTCTGCCTGGTACTGCCCGCGTCCATCGATACGCCGATCTTCCAGCACGCCGCGAACTACACCGGGCACAATGTCAGGCCGCTGCCGCCCGTGGCCGGGCCGAAGCGCGTGGCCCGGCAGATCGTGAAGCTGGCGTCCCGTCCGCGGCCCGAGGCCATGGCCGGGCTGGCACAGCGGACCTTCGTCCCGCTGCACGACCTGCTCCCCCGCGTCCATGACGCGCTGGTCCCCGTCCTAATGGACCGGATTGCCCTCGGGAGACCCGGCGCAGCATTGGGGGAACCTCACGTTGCCCCAGACACTGGAACCGTGTTCGCGCCCCGGCCCGAGTCCAACGCGGTCACGGGCGGCTGGCGCTCGGTGAGGGCACGCCTGCTGCTGGCCGGCGCACTCGCCGCTGGCGCCGCCGTCGTCGGCGGGACACGAAGGAAACGTTGA
- a CDS encoding DUF4383 domain-containing protein — MQKAALAVGAVFLLVGILGFIPGITSNYDQLGAAGHHSEALLLGVFQVSILHNIVHLLFGAAGIAVARSISGSRNYLIWGGVIYLVLWLYGLFINKDSAANFVPVNTADDWLHFVLGVGMILLGVALTRDRRRDTVR; from the coding sequence GTGCAGAAGGCTGCCCTGGCCGTCGGCGCCGTCTTTCTCCTCGTCGGCATCCTCGGCTTCATCCCCGGGATCACCTCGAACTACGACCAGCTCGGCGCAGCCGGCCACCACTCGGAGGCGCTGCTCCTGGGCGTCTTCCAGGTCTCGATCCTGCACAACATCGTGCACCTGCTGTTCGGTGCCGCCGGCATCGCGGTGGCCCGCAGCATTTCCGGCAGCCGCAACTATCTGATCTGGGGCGGCGTGATCTACCTGGTCCTGTGGCTCTACGGGCTGTTCATTAATAAGGACTCGGCAGCGAACTTCGTCCCGGTGAACACCGCCGACGACTGGCTGCACTTCGTCCTGGGCGTCGGCATGATCCTGCTCGGCGTCGCCCTCACCCGGGATCGCCGCCGCGATACCGTCCGGTAG
- a CDS encoding alpha-hydroxy acid oxidase: MNRQLPKPAEIFELMQFKKPELNGKKRRLDAALTIDDLRRIAKRRTPAAAFDYTDGGAEGEISMQRACQAFEDIEFHPDILKPAAHVDTSTTILGGLSALPFGIAPTGFTRLMQTEGEVAGAGAAGAAGIPFTLSTLGTTSIENVKAANPAGRNWFQLYVMREREISYGLVERAAQAGFDTLMFTVDTPVAGHRMRDKRNGFSIPPQLTAGTVLNAIPRPWWWIDFLTTPKLEFASLSSTGGTVGDLLNSSMDPTISYEDLEIIRAMWPGKLVVKGVQNVPDAARLVELGVDGIILSNHGGRQLDRAPVPFHLLPKVVREVGRDATVMIDTGIRNGADIVAAVALGAKFTLVGRAYLYGLMAGGREGVDRMVGILRSEIERTMALLGVSSLEELEPRHVTQLSRLVPVPESSVTAAECLA, encoded by the coding sequence ATGAACCGCCAGCTTCCCAAACCCGCAGAAATCTTTGAACTCATGCAGTTCAAGAAGCCCGAGCTGAACGGCAAGAAGCGCCGGCTCGACGCGGCACTCACCATCGACGACCTGCGCCGCATCGCCAAGCGGCGCACCCCCGCGGCCGCCTTCGACTACACCGACGGCGGCGCCGAGGGCGAGATCTCGATGCAGCGCGCCTGCCAGGCCTTCGAGGACATCGAATTCCACCCGGACATCCTCAAGCCGGCGGCCCACGTCGACACCTCGACCACCATCCTCGGCGGCCTCTCGGCCCTGCCCTTCGGCATCGCCCCGACCGGGTTCACCCGCCTCATGCAGACCGAGGGCGAGGTCGCCGGGGCCGGTGCCGCCGGAGCCGCGGGCATCCCGTTCACCCTGTCCACGCTGGGCACCACCTCCATCGAGAACGTGAAGGCCGCCAACCCTGCCGGCCGCAACTGGTTCCAGCTCTACGTCATGCGCGAGCGCGAAATCTCCTACGGCCTGGTAGAACGCGCCGCGCAGGCCGGCTTCGACACCCTCATGTTCACCGTCGACACCCCCGTCGCCGGGCACCGGATGCGGGACAAGCGCAACGGCTTCTCCATCCCGCCGCAGCTCACCGCCGGCACCGTCCTGAACGCGATCCCGCGCCCGTGGTGGTGGATCGACTTCCTGACCACGCCCAAGCTCGAATTCGCCTCGCTGTCCTCGACCGGCGGCACCGTGGGTGACCTGCTGAACTCCTCGATGGACCCGACCATCTCCTACGAGGACCTGGAGATCATCCGCGCGATGTGGCCGGGCAAGCTCGTCGTCAAGGGCGTGCAGAATGTGCCGGACGCGGCCAGGCTCGTCGAGCTCGGCGTCGACGGCATCATCCTCTCCAACCACGGCGGCCGCCAGCTCGACCGCGCCCCCGTGCCGTTCCACCTGCTGCCTAAGGTGGTCCGCGAGGTGGGCCGCGACGCGACGGTCATGATCGACACCGGCATCCGGAACGGCGCGGACATCGTCGCCGCCGTCGCCCTCGGCGCGAAGTTCACGCTCGTCGGCCGCGCCTATCTCTACGGCCTGATGGCCGGGGGCCGCGAGGGCGTCGACCGCATGGTCGGCATCCTCCGCAGCGAGATCGAGCGCACCATGGCCCTGCTCGGCGTCTCCTCGCTCGAGGAGCTCGAACCCCGGCACGTCACCCAGCTCAGCCGCCTCGTGCCCGTGCCGGAGTCCAGCGTCACCGCAGCCGAGTGCCTGGCGTAA
- a CDS encoding MFS transporter — protein MTVTTSSQKTQTPEKLNYRVLLGSLSGSVIEWFDFLVYGTVAALVFNKLFFPSDNEFVSTLLAYISFSLTFFFRPLGGIIFSHIGDRIGRKKTLFITLMLMGGGTVAIGLLPDYAAIGIAAPILLIAFRILQGLGIGGEWGGALLLAYEYAPKNRRGLYGAVPQMGISLGMLLAAGVVALLTMLPDGQFMTWGWRVPFVGSVVLVFIGLWIRNGLDETPEFKRVREKGAQLRLPIKEVLTKHRGAVLVSIGAKAAETGPFYIFGTYVIAYATGVLGARQNTVLLAVAAAALVATIWMPIFGRISDSIPRAKLYRWSATATILLVVPYYLVINTGATVALFVGTIVGFGILWGSVNAILGTLIAENFAPEVRYTGASLGYQLGAAIFGGTAPIIAAWLFEVSGGQWWPIAVYVAGCASVSIVASFFIKRVAHQDS, from the coding sequence GTGACGGTCACTACGTCCTCGCAAAAAACCCAGACCCCGGAGAAGCTGAACTACCGAGTGCTGCTCGGCAGCCTCAGCGGCAGCGTCATCGAGTGGTTCGACTTCCTCGTCTACGGCACGGTTGCAGCCCTGGTCTTCAACAAGCTCTTTTTCCCGAGCGACAACGAGTTCGTGTCGACGCTGCTCGCCTACATCTCGTTCTCGCTGACGTTCTTCTTCCGTCCCCTGGGCGGCATCATCTTCTCGCATATCGGCGACCGCATCGGCCGCAAGAAGACCCTCTTCATCACGCTCATGCTGATGGGCGGCGGCACCGTCGCCATCGGCCTGCTGCCCGACTACGCGGCCATCGGCATCGCCGCCCCGATCCTGCTCATCGCCTTCCGCATCCTGCAGGGCCTGGGCATCGGCGGCGAATGGGGCGGCGCACTCCTGCTCGCCTACGAGTACGCGCCGAAGAACCGCCGCGGCCTCTACGGGGCCGTGCCGCAGATGGGCATCAGCCTGGGCATGCTGCTCGCCGCCGGCGTCGTCGCGCTCCTCACGATGCTCCCGGACGGGCAGTTCATGACGTGGGGCTGGCGCGTGCCGTTCGTCGGCAGCGTGGTGCTCGTCTTCATCGGCCTCTGGATCCGCAACGGCCTCGACGAGACCCCCGAGTTCAAGCGGGTGCGGGAGAAGGGCGCCCAGCTGCGCCTGCCGATCAAGGAGGTCCTCACGAAGCACCGCGGCGCCGTGCTGGTCTCGATCGGCGCGAAGGCCGCCGAAACGGGCCCGTTCTACATCTTCGGCACCTACGTCATCGCCTACGCCACCGGCGTCCTCGGAGCGCGGCAGAATACCGTCCTCCTCGCCGTCGCGGCGGCCGCGCTCGTTGCGACGATCTGGATGCCCATCTTCGGGCGCATCTCCGACAGCATTCCGCGCGCCAAGCTCTACCGCTGGTCGGCCACGGCTACGATCCTGCTCGTGGTGCCCTACTACCTCGTGATCAACACGGGTGCCACCGTGGCACTGTTCGTGGGAACTATCGTCGGATTCGGCATCCTGTGGGGCAGCGTCAACGCGATCCTCGGCACGCTGATCGCCGAAAACTTCGCCCCCGAGGTCCGCTACACCGGCGCCTCGCTCGGCTACCAGCTCGGCGCGGCGATCTTCGGCGGCACCGCCCCGATCATCGCGGCCTGGCTCTTCGAGGTCAGCGGTGGACAGTGGTGGCCCATCGCCGTCTACGTCGCCGGCTGCGCATCCGTTTCGATCGTGGCGTCCTTCTTCATCAAGCGCGTCGCGCACCAGGACAGCTAA
- a CDS encoding glycoside hydrolase family 3 N-terminal domain-containing protein, producing MSLRWTAALAAAVVLGLTTAAPQGPAQASSPPSSLVLETTAAVPTPAQQLAKLTLDQRIGQVVMGGVPATGASSSDLAMIKRFHMGNIFLSGRSSKGVAATRRVTDALRATVSSRSTGGIPLFIATDQEGGYVQVLSGPGFEKIPTALHQGRWLPRSVQVSAQRWGGQLRSAGVNVNLAPVADTVPASIGAYNLPIGYWNREFGNTPEHVAADVVAFSKGMKASGVAPVIKHFPGLGRVHLNTDISRGVTDTVTTRRDAYLRPFKDGIGAGARWVMVSNAYYSKIDARHIGPFSPTIMRTMLRTELGFTGIVISDDLCNAAQLSPWSYSTRARAFFNAGGTMLLCTDARDLPAMQRYLHNYALAHPAFRAKIDAAALKVLEVKHAGT from the coding sequence ATGTCACTTCGCTGGACTGCGGCCCTTGCGGCGGCCGTGGTGCTCGGCCTGACCACGGCGGCACCCCAAGGACCGGCGCAGGCGAGCAGTCCGCCGTCGTCCCTTGTCCTGGAGACTACGGCCGCGGTTCCCACCCCGGCGCAGCAGCTGGCCAAGCTGACCCTGGACCAGCGGATCGGCCAGGTGGTCATGGGCGGCGTCCCGGCTACCGGTGCCAGCAGCAGCGACCTGGCCATGATCAAGCGCTTCCACATGGGGAATATCTTCCTGTCGGGCCGCAGTTCCAAGGGCGTCGCCGCCACCCGAAGGGTGACCGACGCCCTGCGCGCGACCGTATCCTCGCGCTCCACCGGTGGCATTCCCCTGTTCATCGCCACCGACCAGGAAGGCGGATATGTCCAGGTGCTCAGCGGCCCGGGCTTTGAAAAAATTCCGACCGCTCTGCATCAAGGCCGCTGGCTTCCACGTTCCGTGCAGGTCAGCGCTCAGCGATGGGGCGGGCAGCTGCGCTCTGCCGGGGTGAATGTGAACCTGGCGCCGGTGGCAGATACCGTTCCGGCGTCCATCGGGGCCTACAACCTTCCCATCGGCTACTGGAACCGCGAGTTCGGCAACACCCCCGAACACGTAGCCGCCGACGTGGTGGCGTTTTCGAAGGGCATGAAGGCGTCTGGGGTCGCCCCGGTCATCAAGCATTTCCCGGGGCTGGGCCGCGTACATCTGAACACCGACATTTCGCGCGGCGTCACGGACACCGTCACGACGCGCCGCGATGCCTACCTGCGGCCGTTCAAGGACGGCATCGGTGCGGGTGCCCGCTGGGTCATGGTGTCCAACGCCTACTATTCAAAGATCGACGCCCGCCACATCGGCCCGTTCTCGCCAACCATCATGCGAACCATGCTGCGCACCGAACTGGGCTTCACCGGCATCGTGATCTCCGACGACCTGTGCAATGCGGCGCAGCTCTCCCCTTGGTCCTACAGCACGCGGGCACGTGCCTTCTTCAACGCCGGCGGCACCATGCTGCTGTGCACCGACGCCCGCGACCTGCCCGCCATGCAGCGGTACCTGCACAACTACGCGCTGGCCCATCCTGCCTTCCGGGCGAAGATCGATGCGGCAGCGCTGAAGGTGCTCGAAGTGAAGCATGCGGGGACGTAG
- a CDS encoding FadR/GntR family transcriptional regulator: MKAHEAVMNWVTEELSSGRLRIGDHLPSERALAETLKVSRSSLREALKVLEALGTIQASTGSGPRSGTVVTAAPAQAMALLLNLQIATSHVEHSHVYEMRLLLETWAAEHSDPGRGDWDSAERLLKLMDDPDIAVEDFLQLDAEFHVTVSRTAGNPLISTLMDALRTAIADHTLARAQALPDWTTTAARLRSEHRAIFDALRSGERQRAAEAVREHIRGYYLETAN, encoded by the coding sequence ATGAAAGCGCACGAAGCAGTGATGAATTGGGTGACCGAGGAGCTCTCCAGCGGCCGCCTGCGCATCGGCGACCACCTGCCCAGCGAGCGAGCCCTCGCCGAGACCCTGAAGGTTTCCCGCAGCTCCCTGCGTGAAGCATTAAAGGTCCTCGAGGCGCTGGGAACCATCCAGGCCTCGACGGGCTCCGGCCCGCGGTCGGGCACCGTTGTCACCGCGGCACCCGCCCAGGCGATGGCGCTGCTGCTCAACCTGCAGATCGCGACGAGCCACGTCGAGCACTCGCACGTGTACGAGATGCGCCTGCTGCTTGAGACGTGGGCTGCGGAACACTCGGACCCGGGCAGGGGAGACTGGGACTCGGCCGAGCGCCTCCTGAAGCTGATGGATGACCCGGACATCGCCGTCGAGGACTTCCTGCAGCTCGATGCCGAGTTCCACGTGACGGTTTCGCGGACCGCCGGGAACCCGCTCATCAGCACGCTCATGGACGCGCTGCGTACTGCCATTGCCGACCACACTCTTGCCCGCGCCCAGGCGCTTCCGGACTGGACGACCACCGCCGCCCGCCTGCGGTCCGAACACCGCGCGATCTTCGACGCCCTGCGCAGCGGGGAGCGCCAGCGGGCCGCGGAAGCCGTGCGTGAACACATCCGCGGGTACTACCTGGAAACGGCCAACTAG
- a CDS encoding OsmC family protein — translation MSQNPDSALRSIELSRTATGRYTARNAAGAEVEFGQGEGLLSPVELLLAAIAGCSAIDVDIATSRSSEPSEFRIEATGNKIVEEGGANRMEDLNLSFRLAFPDDDGGRKAAGMVERLVALSHDKYCTVSRTVEHGTAVGHDVSVGIDGAPGAPEEAK, via the coding sequence ATGAGCCAAAACCCGGATTCCGCCCTGCGTTCCATCGAGCTGTCCCGCACCGCCACCGGCCGCTACACCGCCCGCAATGCTGCCGGGGCTGAGGTCGAATTCGGCCAGGGCGAGGGCCTGCTGTCTCCCGTGGAGCTGCTGCTGGCCGCCATCGCGGGCTGCTCGGCCATCGACGTGGACATCGCGACTTCCCGCAGCTCCGAACCCTCGGAGTTCCGGATCGAGGCCACGGGGAACAAGATCGTCGAGGAGGGCGGGGCGAACCGGATGGAGGATCTGAACCTTTCGTTCAGGCTCGCCTTCCCCGACGACGACGGCGGACGCAAGGCGGCCGGCATGGTCGAACGACTCGTCGCCCTCTCGCACGACAAGTACTGCACGGTCTCTCGGACCGTGGAGCACGGCACCGCCGTCGGGCATGACGTCAGCGTCGGCATCGACGGCGCCCCCGGCGCCCCGGAGGAGGCGAAGTAG
- the pyk gene encoding pyruvate kinase, which produces MRRAKIVATFGPALDTYAKTLAVLEAGTDVARLNMSHGDHEAHEQTYAHIRKAAAELSKPVGIFADLQGPKIRLGRFADGPHYLAEGQRFTITVEDVDGIGRICSTTYKGLPQDVAPGDTLLIDDGKVALMALEVTDTEVRAEVTVPGHVSNNKGINLPGVAVGLPALTDKDEADLRWALKTGVDMVALSFVRDAADIRRVHEIMDEEGRRVPVIAKIEKPQAVDALEEIVDAFDAIMVARGDLGVEVPLEDVPLVQKRAIALARRWAKPVIVATQVLESMIGNPRPTRAEASDCANAVLDGADAVMLSGETSVGSYPVEAVRTMAQIMEASEEQGRDLVPPLGSKPATRAGAVTRAAVDIADQLGAACICAFTETGDTARRLSRLRPARPVFAFTPSLATMHTATLAWGIQPVLIPAQHHTDEMTFELDRRLRELGLASTGDLTVVVAGSPPGTPGSTNLLKVHRVGQAD; this is translated from the coding sequence ATGAGACGCGCCAAGATCGTCGCCACCTTCGGACCCGCCCTCGACACCTACGCCAAGACCCTGGCCGTCCTCGAGGCCGGCACCGACGTCGCCCGGCTGAACATGAGCCACGGCGACCACGAAGCGCACGAGCAGACCTACGCCCACATCCGCAAGGCCGCCGCCGAACTCAGCAAGCCGGTCGGCATCTTCGCGGACCTCCAAGGGCCGAAGATCCGGCTGGGGCGGTTCGCCGACGGCCCGCATTACCTGGCCGAGGGGCAGCGCTTTACCATCACGGTGGAGGACGTCGACGGCATCGGGCGGATCTGCTCCACCACGTACAAGGGGCTGCCGCAGGACGTCGCGCCGGGGGACACCCTGCTCATCGACGACGGCAAGGTGGCGCTGATGGCCCTCGAGGTCACCGACACCGAAGTCCGCGCGGAAGTCACGGTGCCGGGGCACGTCTCGAACAACAAGGGGATCAACCTGCCCGGCGTCGCTGTGGGCCTGCCCGCGCTGACCGATAAGGACGAGGCGGACCTGCGCTGGGCTCTGAAGACCGGCGTGGACATGGTCGCGCTGTCCTTTGTGCGCGACGCCGCCGACATCCGCCGCGTCCACGAGATCATGGACGAGGAGGGCCGCCGCGTCCCGGTCATCGCCAAGATCGAGAAGCCACAGGCCGTCGACGCGCTCGAGGAAATCGTCGACGCCTTCGACGCCATCATGGTGGCGCGCGGCGACCTCGGCGTCGAAGTCCCGCTGGAGGACGTGCCGCTGGTGCAGAAGCGCGCCATCGCCCTGGCCCGCCGCTGGGCCAAGCCGGTCATCGTCGCCACCCAGGTGCTCGAGTCCATGATCGGCAACCCGCGGCCCACCCGCGCCGAAGCCTCGGACTGCGCCAACGCCGTGCTCGACGGCGCCGACGCGGTCATGCTTTCCGGCGAAACCAGCGTCGGCAGCTACCCGGTCGAAGCCGTCCGGACCATGGCGCAGATCATGGAGGCCTCCGAAGAGCAGGGCCGGGACCTGGTGCCGCCGCTGGGCAGCAAACCCGCCACCCGCGCCGGGGCCGTCACCCGCGCCGCCGTGGACATCGCCGACCAGCTCGGCGCCGCCTGCATCTGCGCCTTCACCGAGACCGGCGACACCGCGCGCCGCCTCTCCCGGCTGCGCCCCGCCAGGCCCGTCTTCGCCTTCACCCCGTCGCTGGCCACCATGCACACCGCCACCCTGGCCTGGGGAATCCAGCCCGTGCTCATTCCCGCGCAGCACCACACCGACGAAATGACCTTCGAGCTGGACCGCCGGCTCCGGGAACTCGGCCTCGCAAGCACCGGCGACCTCACCGTCGTCGTCGCCGGCTCGCCGCCCGGCACCCCCGGCTCCACCAACCTGCTCAAGGTGCACCGCGTCGGCCAGGCGGATTGA